One stretch of Pseudomonas fluorescens Q2-87 DNA includes these proteins:
- a CDS encoding fimbrial protein: protein MKQSTRLLLTSLVLVTGSPTSSAFAAPDTCWWEAGSGPLHFQPQLGTLYVPRDAAVGSVIGTLNKHTFTSGGGSQLDCSVDTPGTILNFQAQPTAPLFAGQLPPVDGFDVNGKVFNTNIPGVGALIRLDFPFDGSGNNTFIPIGGPTYRPIVPFAGYQDQITTFIRFTLRNLRTYTTLIKTGPIPTGPNPLDGRELFSGTFTGVGKGFGVGPVGTVIQAHCGISGNPVSVNPVPLGTWDTSEFTGPGFGTTLAPFTITLSACEADPSDGNIAVATIKLDGVLGSVPVDENNGVFSLTADSGASGVGVQILRGDGLTPVALGMEVPLVPITSGTTVLDFNARFYQIAPHVTPGVAKGALTFTMTYK, encoded by the coding sequence ATGAAACAATCGACACGACTGCTGCTGACATCTCTGGTGCTGGTCACCGGCAGCCCGACTTCATCCGCATTCGCCGCCCCCGATACGTGCTGGTGGGAGGCCGGAAGTGGCCCCCTGCATTTCCAGCCTCAATTGGGCACGCTTTATGTCCCTCGGGACGCTGCCGTAGGAAGTGTCATCGGCACCTTGAACAAACACACCTTCACCAGCGGCGGTGGTTCGCAACTGGACTGCAGCGTCGATACCCCCGGCACCATCCTCAACTTCCAGGCCCAGCCAACCGCCCCGCTGTTCGCCGGCCAGTTGCCGCCGGTTGACGGGTTCGATGTGAACGGCAAGGTATTCAACACCAATATTCCAGGCGTGGGCGCCTTGATCCGCCTGGATTTTCCCTTCGATGGCAGCGGCAACAACACCTTCATCCCCATCGGCGGACCGACCTATCGCCCGATCGTGCCCTTCGCTGGCTATCAGGACCAGATCACCACGTTCATACGCTTTACATTGCGCAACCTGCGGACCTACACCACCCTGATCAAAACCGGCCCCATTCCGACCGGTCCCAACCCACTGGATGGCCGCGAACTGTTCAGCGGGACCTTTACCGGCGTCGGCAAAGGGTTCGGCGTAGGCCCCGTGGGCACGGTGATTCAGGCTCATTGCGGCATCTCGGGCAACCCGGTAAGCGTCAATCCAGTGCCACTAGGGACCTGGGACACCTCCGAGTTCACAGGCCCCGGCTTCGGCACCACCCTTGCGCCTTTTACCATCACGCTCAGCGCCTGCGAAGCCGACCCGTCAGATGGCAATATCGCCGTCGCAACGATCAAGCTCGATGGTGTTCTGGGGTCCGTCCCCGTCGATGAAAACAACGGCGTTTTCAGCCTGACCGCAGACTCTGGAGCATCAGGCGTAGGTGTTCAGATCCTCAGGGGCGACGGCCTGACCCCTGTCGCACTGGGTATGGAAGTTCCCCTGGTGCCCATCACATCCGGCACGACGGTGCTGGACTTCAACGCACGCTTCTACCAGATAGCGCCTCACGTCACTCCCGGTGTGGCCAAAGGCGCGTTGACTTTCACCATGACCTACAAATGA
- a CDS encoding fimbria/pilus outer membrane usher protein gives MTRLLKRSGIGGEARLARWVALGASTALLDITPALADATVEFQSGFLRQHPEYTHDAGALALSALGQRQDLGPGRYRVELQINRRSFGLRELDFSLSPEGDLLPCLSSDLLQELGVRLDDLADNQALNTDCIDLASAVPGANIEFEGAKLWLSLSVPQIAMRRNQSGYADPERWDHGINAAFINYQVSAQQSNHQQGGSSQSDDLYLNSGLNLGAWRLRSNQTLRRNEQNQREWSSAYTYAQRDLPGLQANLTLGETFTRGDVFRSLPIKGAIIASDPDMLPDALQGYAPVIRGVAQTRAKLEVLQNGYPIYSTYVSPGAYEIDDLTTVGGSGELEIVLTEADGQVHRYTQPYATLSNLLREGLWRYSATVGHYNAISEGDHPLLWQGTLAWGLGWSTTLYGGAMGSDFYRAVTLGASRDLGALGALALDLSHSDTQASQDVQGKSYSVKYGKSFQSGTQLRFAGYRYSTEGYRDFDEAVRDREHDVRFFGSRRSRLEAAINQKIGKHSSVNLTFSHQDYWQTNNTQRQFQFNFNTQHKGVTYNVYALQSLRDSDKRNVGEQRQMGLSVSLPLDFMPSSTATFDVQNNAGRHSQRASLSGNSLENRLNYRTSISHDSQQRQSAELALGFQGATGSVGAGITQSSHYRTTSLNASGALLLHADGIEAGPYLGETLALVEVPDIPGVGVKNATGVKTNAQGFALVPYLRPYRMNQVSLQTDDLGPEIEIDNGTAQVVPRRGAVVKTTFTARTINRLLISGQTAHGQALPFGAQVSDAQGTVLGTVGQAGQVLLSVGPEPQQLNVHWAPGDAPQCRLDVNPQTMEQVQGYRIQALTCH, from the coding sequence ATGACTCGACTCTTGAAACGCTCGGGTATCGGCGGCGAAGCACGCCTGGCTCGCTGGGTCGCCCTGGGTGCCAGTACGGCACTGCTCGATATCACACCCGCGCTGGCCGATGCGACGGTTGAATTCCAATCCGGTTTCCTGCGCCAGCATCCGGAATACACTCACGATGCCGGGGCATTGGCACTCAGTGCGCTGGGCCAGCGTCAGGACCTTGGGCCGGGGCGCTATCGGGTCGAACTTCAAATCAACCGGCGCTCCTTTGGCCTGCGTGAGCTCGACTTCAGCCTCAGCCCCGAGGGCGACCTGCTGCCCTGCCTATCGTCCGATTTGCTTCAAGAGCTGGGCGTACGTCTCGACGACCTGGCCGACAACCAAGCGCTGAACACCGACTGCATCGACCTGGCCAGCGCAGTCCCCGGGGCCAATATCGAGTTCGAAGGCGCCAAGCTGTGGTTGTCACTCTCGGTTCCCCAGATCGCCATGCGCAGGAATCAGTCAGGTTATGCCGACCCCGAGCGCTGGGATCACGGAATCAACGCGGCCTTTATTAATTACCAGGTGTCGGCGCAGCAGAGCAATCATCAACAAGGCGGCTCCAGCCAGAGTGATGACCTGTACCTCAACAGTGGGCTGAATCTGGGCGCCTGGCGTTTGCGCAGCAACCAGACGTTACGCCGCAACGAACAGAACCAACGCGAGTGGAGCAGCGCCTATACCTATGCCCAGCGCGATCTTCCCGGCTTGCAAGCCAATCTGACCCTGGGTGAAACCTTTACCCGGGGCGATGTGTTCAGGAGCCTGCCCATCAAGGGCGCGATCATTGCCTCGGACCCAGACATGCTGCCCGATGCCCTTCAGGGGTATGCCCCTGTCATACGAGGCGTGGCCCAGACGCGGGCCAAGCTCGAGGTCCTGCAAAACGGTTACCCGATCTACTCCACCTATGTCAGCCCCGGCGCTTATGAAATCGATGATCTCACTACCGTGGGCGGCAGCGGTGAACTGGAAATTGTATTAACCGAAGCCGATGGCCAGGTTCATCGCTACACGCAGCCTTACGCCACACTCAGCAATCTTTTGCGCGAAGGTCTCTGGCGTTACAGCGCGACAGTGGGGCATTACAACGCCATCAGCGAGGGTGACCACCCTCTGCTCTGGCAAGGTACGCTGGCCTGGGGGCTCGGCTGGAGCACGACGTTATATGGCGGCGCGATGGGCAGCGACTTTTATCGGGCCGTCACACTGGGGGCCTCCCGGGACTTGGGTGCGCTGGGCGCCCTGGCCTTGGACCTGAGTCACTCCGATACGCAGGCAAGCCAGGACGTGCAAGGCAAGAGTTACTCGGTCAAATACGGCAAATCATTCCAAAGCGGGACCCAGCTGCGTTTCGCTGGCTATCGCTATTCCACCGAGGGTTACCGCGATTTCGACGAAGCGGTGCGCGACCGCGAGCACGACGTCCGTTTTTTCGGCAGCCGACGCAGCCGTCTCGAAGCGGCAATCAACCAGAAAATCGGGAAACACAGCTCCGTCAACCTGACGTTCTCGCACCAGGATTACTGGCAAACGAATAACACCCAACGCCAGTTCCAGTTCAACTTCAATACCCAACACAAAGGCGTGACCTATAACGTCTATGCCTTGCAATCGCTCAGAGACAGCGACAAACGCAACGTGGGCGAGCAGCGCCAAATGGGGTTGAGCGTATCATTGCCGCTGGACTTCATGCCTTCGAGCACTGCCACGTTCGACGTACAGAACAACGCTGGGCGCCACAGCCAGAGGGCCAGCCTGAGTGGTAACAGTCTTGAGAACCGGCTCAACTATCGAACCAGCATCAGCCACGACTCGCAACAGCGACAGTCAGCCGAGTTGGCTTTAGGTTTTCAAGGAGCCACTGGCAGCGTCGGCGCCGGGATCACTCAAAGCAGCCACTACCGCACGACCTCACTGAACGCCAGCGGCGCATTGCTGCTTCATGCCGATGGTATCGAAGCCGGCCCGTACCTGGGAGAAACGCTGGCGTTGGTTGAGGTACCGGATATCCCCGGTGTGGGAGTCAAGAACGCGACAGGCGTGAAAACCAATGCCCAAGGCTTCGCGCTGGTCCCTTACCTGCGGCCCTATCGAATGAACCAGGTGTCCCTGCAAACGGATGATTTGGGGCCTGAAATCGAGATCGACAATGGCACCGCGCAAGTCGTCCCACGCCGCGGGGCCGTGGTCAAGACCACCTTCACCGCGCGCACCATCAATCGCCTGTTGATCAGCGGGCAAACGGCTCACGGCCAGGCCCTGCCTTTCGGCGCTCAGGTCAGCGATGCCCAGGGCACTGTTCTGGGTACCGTGGGCCAGGCCGGCCAGGTATTGCTCTCTGTAGGGCCCGAGCCACAACAACTTAACGTGCACTGGGCACCGGGCGACGCCCCTCAATGCCGGCTGGACGTCAATCCGCAGACGATGGAGCAGGTGCAGGGCTATCGCATTCAGGCGCTGACATGCCATTGA
- a CDS encoding fimbrial biogenesis chaperone, whose protein sequence is MFTFIKQPGAARSILGACAALSILFFQSAQSQAALSLSGTRVVFDSDKRSVSLIIANPSENIFAVQTWVNTAADDTTTAVPFMPSPTLFRLNPGKEQQVQINALPNTLPTDRESLFYFNVQEIPQADTSHTNALNIALRTRIKLFYRPSQIKDNPQARLKDLQWSIEQVNGSVQLVVYNPTPFHVSFSRLEVSDQRQSEELNNPAMSAPLQRQTFALGRIKPTAGLQVTFATVNDYGAFSAPLTAPVQLPSTL, encoded by the coding sequence ATGTTCACGTTCATCAAACAGCCTGGGGCCGCGCGGTCAATTCTTGGCGCCTGCGCGGCACTGTCGATCTTGTTTTTCCAGAGTGCCCAGAGTCAGGCGGCGCTGAGCCTGAGCGGCACCCGCGTGGTGTTCGACAGTGATAAACGCAGTGTTTCGCTGATCATCGCCAACCCCAGCGAGAATATATTTGCCGTCCAAACCTGGGTAAACACCGCTGCCGACGACACCACCACCGCCGTCCCCTTCATGCCGTCACCCACGTTGTTCCGGCTCAACCCCGGCAAGGAGCAACAAGTGCAGATCAATGCACTCCCCAACACCTTGCCGACGGACCGTGAATCGCTGTTCTATTTCAACGTCCAGGAAATTCCTCAGGCCGATACCAGCCACACCAACGCCCTGAATATCGCCCTGCGCACACGGATCAAACTGTTCTATCGCCCCAGCCAAATCAAAGACAACCCGCAAGCCCGCCTCAAGGATCTGCAGTGGTCGATCGAGCAGGTCAACGGCTCGGTGCAGTTGGTGGTCTACAACCCAACCCCCTTCCATGTCTCATTCAGCCGGCTTGAAGTCAGCGACCAGCGCCAATCCGAAGAACTGAATAACCCGGCCATGTCGGCGCCGCTGCAACGCCAGACATTTGCCTTGGGCCGGATCAAACCGACAGCCGGCTTGCAGGTCACTTTCGCCACAGTCAATGACTACGGCGCTTTCAGCGCGCCTTTGACCGCCCCCGTGCAGCTCCCTTCAACACTGTGA
- a CDS encoding fimbrial protein, which translates to MKKTSLALCLGLATNLAGTAALANTGTIHFQGEITASTCPIEVVNPGDGTIGNTVYMGSVDASHFTQVGDELLGKDFVLRVKGGSGCVIAPGQTATTTFNGAADSSGDYFAVAPTPGHATGVSIAIRDKSGAAIAPGTSSVAYNLVAGGETDMLFHARYRSTAATVTPGPASAHIMFLVNII; encoded by the coding sequence ATGAAAAAAACTTCCCTCGCCCTGTGCCTTGGCCTGGCAACCAACCTGGCAGGCACCGCGGCGCTTGCCAACACCGGTACCATCCACTTCCAAGGTGAAATCACCGCCAGTACCTGCCCCATCGAAGTCGTCAACCCAGGCGATGGCACCATCGGCAATACCGTTTACATGGGCAGTGTCGATGCCAGTCACTTCACCCAGGTCGGGGATGAACTGCTGGGCAAGGACTTTGTCCTGCGCGTCAAAGGCGGCTCAGGCTGTGTGATCGCCCCTGGCCAAACCGCCACTACGACCTTCAACGGTGCCGCCGACAGCAGCGGCGACTACTTTGCCGTTGCCCCGACACCGGGCCATGCGACGGGCGTGTCCATCGCGATCCGCGACAAGTCGGGCGCCGCCATCGCACCCGGCACAAGCTCCGTCGCGTACAACCTGGTCGCCGGCGGCGAAACCGACATGCTCTTCCATGCCCGTTATCGCTCGACCGCTGCCACGGTAACGCCGGGACCTGCCTCGGCGCACATCATGTTCCTTGTGAACATCATCTGA